Proteins co-encoded in one Candida albicans SC5314 chromosome 3, complete sequence genomic window:
- the MEU1 gene encoding S-methyl-5-thioadenosine phosphorylase (Putative methylthioadenosine phosphorylase; protein level decreases in stationary phase cultures), whose product MVKLVLKGNNLSKLIKMSVHREKIDLAKLPHHYDGPVTLAVIGGTGLYDLPNLHPVARLTISTPWGFPSGSITISKTDSGFPVAFLARHGAHHDLLPSDVPSRANIAALKRLGVKAIIAFSAVGSLQQEIKPRDFVLPTQIIDRTKGIRPSTFFEKGFVAHAMFGEPFDLKLNKLISDAIPSKGFLEGFDTDGTPVLHTKENTNNGEDLTIICMEGPQFSTRAESRLYRSWGGSVINMSVLPEAKLAREAEIAYQMICMSTDYDSWNESEEPVTVETVVGNLKANSANACKLAAKLIDEFAAKGGEIGKDLQGSMKYAVSTSPHGVKKELLEKMHFLFPGYWEV is encoded by the coding sequence ATGGTAAAACTTGTTCTCAAAggtaataatttatcaaaactaATAAAAATGTCCGTTCATagagaaaaaattgacCTTGCAAAGTTACCACATCACTATGATGGTCCTGTCACATTGGCTGTGATTGGAGGTACTGGATTGTATGATTTACCCAACTTACACCCTGTTGCAAGATTAACTATCAGTACTCCTTGGGGGTTTCCTTCCGGTTCAATTACTATTTCCAAGACTGATCTGGGATTCCCAGTGGCATTTTTAGCACGTCATGGTGCCCATCATGATTTGTTGCCTAGTGATGTGCCTTCAAGAGCCAACATTGCCGCATTGAAGAGATTGGGAGTTAAAGCCATCATTGCCTTTTCTGCCGTTGGTTCATTGcaacaagaaatcaaaCCAAGAGATTTTGTTTTACCTACTCAAATCATTGACAGAACAAAAGGTATTAGGCCATCTactttttttgaaaaaggaTTTGTTGCACATGCTATGTTTGGAGAACCTTTTGATTTGAAgttgaataaattgattagtGATGCCATTCCAAGTAAAGGGTTTTTGGAAGGATTCGACACTGATGGTACTCCTGTATTGCACACTAAGGAAAACACCAATAATGGAGAAGATTTAACCATCATCTGTATGGAGGGCCCGCAGTTTTCAACCAGAGCTGAATCTAGATTATACAGAAGCTGGGGAGGTTCTGTCATTAATATGTCAGTATTGCCAGAAGCCAAATTAGCTCGTGAAGCAGAAATTGCTTACCAAATGATTTGCATGTCGACCGATTATGATTCGTGGAATGAAAGCGAAGAACCTGTTACTGTAGAAACTGTGGTTGGCAACTTGAAGGCTAACTCGGCTAATGCTTGTAAATTAGCTgctaaattgattgatgaatttgctGCTAAGGGTGGTGAAATTGGTAAAGACTTACAAGGAAGCATGAAATATGCAGTCAGCACTAGTCCACATGGTGTTAAGAAGGAATTGTTAGAGAAAATGCATTTTTTGTTTCCTGGTTACTGGGAAGTATAG